From Phaeocystidibacter marisrubri, the proteins below share one genomic window:
- a CDS encoding DUF2200 domain-containing protein, which yields MTTTPEHDRKIAEMTFASVYPHYVTKVERKGRTVEELHEVIEWLTGFSKSDLDALMEEKVNFETFFQRATLHPNAHLIKGVICGYRIENIETPLTQQVRYLDKLVDELAKGRKMEKILRI from the coding sequence ATGACAACCACACCAGAACACGACCGCAAAATTGCAGAGATGACCTTTGCTTCCGTATACCCCCATTATGTAACGAAAGTAGAACGCAAAGGGCGAACCGTGGAAGAATTGCATGAGGTTATTGAGTGGTTGACCGGCTTCTCAAAATCGGATTTAGATGCGCTAATGGAAGAGAAAGTGAACTTTGAAACCTTCTTTCAGCGTGCCACATTACACCCCAATGCTCACTTGATTAAAGGTGTTATTTGCGGATATCGAATTGAAAATATTGAAACTCCTTTGACTCAGCAAGTGCGCTACTTGGACAAGCTTGTAGATGAGTTAGCCAAAGGACGAAAAATGGAAAAAATCTTACGTATTTAA
- a CDS encoding GNAT family N-acetyltransferase — translation MSVKEYSNGEVTIVWEASKCLHAGICVQKLPSVYNPSERPWIKAEKASTQAIIDQVFACPSGALSIKGNQPTKIAREDDGKKGRFAIYENGILAGEMTYTWAGEKKFIIDHTGVEPGFERKGYGKKMVYAAVNYAKDNGLYIIPLCPFAKAEFEKNATLGNVLK, via the coding sequence ATGTCAGTAAAAGAATATTCCAACGGAGAAGTCACCATCGTATGGGAAGCCTCTAAATGTCTACATGCGGGAATTTGTGTTCAGAAATTGCCTAGTGTTTACAATCCTTCCGAAAGACCGTGGATCAAAGCTGAGAAGGCCAGTACCCAAGCAATCATCGATCAAGTTTTTGCCTGTCCATCAGGAGCGCTGAGTATCAAAGGAAATCAACCTACGAAAATTGCCAGAGAGGACGATGGCAAAAAAGGGCGCTTCGCCATTTACGAGAACGGCATATTGGCTGGGGAAATGACCTACACCTGGGCAGGTGAAAAGAAATTTATCATTGATCACACTGGCGTTGAGCCTGGTTTTGAACGAAAGGGATACGGCAAGAAAATGGTCTATGCCGCTGTCAATTACGCCAAAGATAACGGCCTCTATATTATTCCACTTTGTCCATTTGCGAAAGCAGAGTTTGAGAAGAATGCAACACTTGGAAATGTCTTGAAATAG